DNA from Chitinophaga pendula:
ATAGTGGCAAAGCGGTAAGAACCAGCTATACTTTCTACGGTCAAAGGGCAGTCAACGGGTTTACTTTCTTCTTTATTTTTCTTACAGGCAAACAGGAGGGTGCAAGCGGCCATCAATGCGAAGGTCAGTTTGGTCTTTTTCATATATTTTAAATTGAAACGGCGATAATTTTGTTTGATAGTAGTACCTTTTCCAATGCTTAGGAGGTTGGGTAGAAAAAAAATATTTTTTTTACCCAACCTTTGGGAGAAAATGGAGGTATTATAGCGTGGAAGGATAAAACGAGGCTGTTTAGATAAGCAGCAAAGTCCTTATCCCATAAAAACTGATCTGTTCAAAAGACCTATGAGAAAGTATATAATTTTAATCAGTGTGATTTGTCTCGCTGCCAGTTGTGCCAACCTGAAATTGGCTGTACCCGATTCATTTCAGCGGCAGGCCACTATACAGCATGTTAAGGGAGCAAAGGGTAAAAAGATGTCATTCAGCCAATTTAAGACATCGAAAATAAAACGAGGGATAGGCGTTACTTATCCCGGATGGGGACATGCATATTTCCTGCAAAACCTCTGGTTGAACCAGTTGGGTATTAGTAAAAGCGGTGTCGTAGAAAATCAGAAAGGTAAGTTCCATTATAGTATATCTGATGGGAATAATACCCTGGAAGTGTACGCTCATGAAATGTCTGTTAAGGAGGAAACGGAATACACGCTTCTTAACAGTAATTCCATTTTAAACAATTTCAGTCAGTTGGAGCATTATAAGTATATATTCTCCGCCATTATTAGCGGAGACGCTTCTAAAGTCGGAAAAGACTGGGAGCTGATACTGACCAATGTTTACAACAGAAAGGCAAGCGGAGATAAAAATCCGTTTACCTTCATTGATTCGGGAGATAAGGGAATGGCCACTAATGGAACAGATACTATTTATATAAAGCCGCTCGACGTAAAGCAAAAAATATCCAATGACGGAAAGACTAAAAAATTGCTGTTTAAATTATTGGCAGGATACGAGCTTAGTACTTCGGGAGGGGTGATTGCGGTAGTGGATTTAATAAGTAAGGACTTATGGTTTTATAATGAACTGGATGCTTCAGAGCGGCTGGCAGTAAGTGCTATTTCGACGGCTATATTCGCGAGAAGGATTCACGATCATGGTTGGTAATAGCTTAGGATAATTGCTTTAATAATATTAGCACTGGCAGCGCATTGTAAATTATCGAAAAACTGGAACTGGATCTACGTAATATTATCACCGATTGCCAACAAGGCGTCAGAAAAGCACAGGAACAGCTGTACCGGCATTGCTATGGTTTTGCCATGACGATTGCTATGCGCTATGCTGTTGACGAAAATGAAGCTGCCGATATTCTCAGCTGTGCTTTTGCCAAGATGTTCCGTAGCATCCATACTTTTGATGCATCGAAAGGCAACTTTCATGGTTGGTTAAAAAAGATTATTATCAACGAATCGCTGGATCACATAAAAAAGCGGAATCGTTTTGCGAGCCTGGAAACAGATACCGTAGAAGAACCAAGTATTAACAATGAGATTATTGAAAAGACCGATGCGGCTGCGATTCTTCAATTGATCAGGCAGCTGCCAAGGGCTACGCATGCAGTTTTTGTATTGTATGCTATTGATGGATACTCTCATAAGGAAATTGCCAGTCAGTTAGGTATTAGTGAAGGGACCAGCAAATGGCATTTAAGTGAGGCAAGAAAAATTCTTCAACAAAAAATAGCCGCTATATCAGCCTAGTGAATAAGACTACTCCATATGAAAAAATGATAGCAGCAAAGCTGAACGAGATACCTGTGCCGGATATGTCCGACGCGATCTGGGGCGGCATTGAAGCACAGCTCGATGGAATGGTCCAATCACCTCAGAAAACCCGTATGCCCCAATTTAAGGGCAAGGGTTTCTTCGTTTCTGCCGGTGCATGTATCACCGCATCGGTAATGATATTTTATTTTGTATACAGGCATCCATCGAAACAAGCAATTCCTGAAAAGTCAGTGCCTGCTGTACAAAATACGGTTACGGCTATAGATACACTTGTTTCTACAGACAGTGTAAAAGAAGTTTTGTCCCCCACTCGTCCACTTAAGCTTAACGTGGATTCTTCTTTATTAAAAGGCCCTCCACAGCACAGCGCGGCCGGCGAATCAACAGCGGCGCCTACGCTTTCCCCTGAGCAGCCCGACAGCTTACACCAGGAGCCATCCTTACCGGCGCCTGTCATTGATTCAGGATATCATTTCACGCCTCCTACCCCGGTTAAAAAACCCAAAGGAGTGAAAGGTATCAGCAATGAAGATTATAAAATTTCAACAAAAAGGGATACGTCTGTGGAAAGACCATAGTAGCAATTGTTCTTTTTCCGGGATTTATGGCAATTCATCTGGATATGGGATGGATTGCCCTGTCTGTATGTATGTGGGTAGTTGCGCATTGTATTGTTTCAACATAGTGGTTAATAGTTTGGCCAATGCTGTTTTCTTTGCTGGTTCTTTAGTTGCGAGATTATGTTCTTCTTTGATATCGGTATCCAGGTTGTATAGTTCCAAGCGGCCTTGTTTTTCCCAATAGATCAGTTTCCAGCTGCCTTGCCTTATAGCGGTGATGAAGGCATTGTCGTCACCGAGTGAGCCACCTGCCCAGCTATGCGGGTAATTCCAGATCAGGACGCGATCCTCTTCTTTCAGGTGGCTGTTGCGCAGATAAGGTATGATACTACGTCCATCGATCGTTTGTATTGTTTTATACTTTTTGATACCTGCCATTTCGAGGATGGTAGGGTAGAAATCTTCCATGATCATGTATTGATCGCTCACGCTACCTGGTCGGGTTACGCCATTCCAACGCACGATCATCGGTTCGCGGATCCCGCCTTCATACAAAGCGCCTTTACCACCTTTGAGTGGATAATTCTGGGTGTTGTGGTCTCCTTCCCTAGGGGGATGGGAATAACCGCCATTGTCTGACATAAAAATGACCACGGTATTTTCTGCCAGGCCATTCTTGTCCAGGTAGTCCATAAGTTGTCCCAGGCTATGGTCCATTCCTTCTATCAGGGTAGCATATGCGGCTTCCGGCCTCGAGAGACCTGCATCGAGATATTTTTGCAGGAACCGTTCATCTTCATGGAATGGCAAGTGCACGGCATAGTGTGCCATGTATAAAAAGAAAGGCTGTTTTTTAAGACGTGCGGTATCCATTGCAAGGATGGCTTCACGTGTCAAGGCATCAGTCAGGAAGGTTTTGGTGCCCCAGTATTTTTCAAGTCCCGGTAAATCTGCCTGAACGATATATTTTTCCGGGTTATGGCCATAGTTCTTTTCTCCATAATAGGAGGCAGGATGTCCGGCGGCGCTGCCTGCGATATTTTTCACAAATCCGAGCTTCAGCGGATCTTTCCCGGCACTTTGATCTGCGCCGAAGTGCGCCTTACCACACATAATGGTATAATAGCCATTGTCTTTCAGCACCTGCGGTAAAGGTGTAGCGTATGCGCTACGTTCCTGGGAGGCATCTGGAGAGAGACCGTTCAGGTTCCAGGCAGGTGCCTGCAGCAGTGTATCTTTTGCATCGGTACTTTTGTTGCGTAAGCTGGTCCAATTAGTAACGCGGTGCCGGGCAGCATTCATACCAGAAAGCAGACTCACCCTTGAAGGAGTGCAAACCGAGGTAGCGTACGCGTTTGTGAATTTCATACCTGTGCTGGCCAGCCGGACCATATTAGGTGTGCGGAATTTTTGATTCGCCAACGTTACGCTATCCCAGAAAGGCACAGCGGTATCCTGCCATCCCATATCGTCGACAAGGAAAAAAATGATGTTAGGAGGTTGATTTTTTTGTGCTTGGATCTGAGGGCTATAGCAAAGCAAGGCAGCGACAGGCAGACTGCTAAATAGTTTGTTCATTGTTCAGCATTTTCCCCGGCAAAATAAAGATGTACTGCCTGTAAAACAAATCTCTTCCTATTTCTAACTATCATTGCGCATAAAAAGGAAATGCCTGAGCGCTGTCCGGCATTTCCTTACTTGTAATTCTCCGAGGTCATCCTTTAAGGATAACAATTATCAGGAGTCTAACCTTTCTATTACGCATGCTACAAACTGTGCCCTTGGTCTTGGCGCTCTTATGACCGTACAGCAAGACCGAATCGCACTGGTGATTTGTGCCTCTGTCTTTCCAGGATAGTATTTCCTTAACTTCCTAACCAGATAATCTACTTCCCATGACTCTTCACAGGAAAAGAACAGTCGATCTTCCTTTTTCTTCTTTTTGTTATCATAGTCGGACCAGTCTTCATTTAAAACCCGATGTGCCATAATAGGTATGTTTTGGTAAAAAATAATTTTGCACATCGAAGGTCCTAAATGAACTCAGGTGAAAAAACCTGTACCGGTAGGGAAAAATCCCCTTTTTATCCCAACAATTAATTCCCAAATACCTCCAGCAATTTGGCGTCCAGTTCTTTAGCCTCCCCTCCTATCCATCTACCGATGATCTTACCTTCTTTATCCAGTAATAGTTTGGTAGGGAATGCAGAAACACCATATGCATTTACGGCATCAAACTGTTCGGCACCTTCGTTGTTCAACACATTCACCCAATTGATGCCATCTGTTTTAATAGCATCCAGCCATGTTTTACGGTTCTTTTCGGGGTCGCGTCCCATTTCGGCAGCTATACCTACTATTTCGAATCCCTGGGATTTATATTTATTATATATTTCTTTCAGGTGCGGATGGGAAGCCCGGCAAGGGTGACACCAGCTTCCCCAGAAATCGAGTAATACATATTTTCCTTTCAGTATTGCGAGACTTACTTCCTGGCCGTTCATATCTTTCTTCTGTAATGGAATAGCCGGGCGGCCGATAGCGGTGGCCTCCAGGCTAGCGACCCGCTCTCCCAACATCTTTGCGTAAATGTTGTTCTTTGC
Protein-coding regions in this window:
- a CDS encoding RNA polymerase sigma factor, with amino-acid sequence MTDCQQGVRKAQEQLYRHCYGFAMTIAMRYAVDENEAADILSCAFAKMFRSIHTFDASKGNFHGWLKKIIINESLDHIKKRNRFASLETDTVEEPSINNEIIEKTDAAAILQLIRQLPRATHAVFVLYAIDGYSHKEIASQLGISEGTSKWHLSEARKILQQKIAAISA
- a CDS encoding sulfatase, whose protein sequence is MNKLFSSLPVAALLCYSPQIQAQKNQPPNIIFFLVDDMGWQDTAVPFWDSVTLANQKFRTPNMVRLASTGMKFTNAYATSVCTPSRVSLLSGMNAARHRVTNWTSLRNKSTDAKDTLLQAPAWNLNGLSPDASQERSAYATPLPQVLKDNGYYTIMCGKAHFGADQSAGKDPLKLGFVKNIAGSAAGHPASYYGEKNYGHNPEKYIVQADLPGLEKYWGTKTFLTDALTREAILAMDTARLKKQPFFLYMAHYAVHLPFHEDERFLQKYLDAGLSRPEAAYATLIEGMDHSLGQLMDYLDKNGLAENTVVIFMSDNGGYSHPPREGDHNTQNYPLKGGKGALYEGGIREPMIVRWNGVTRPGSVSDQYMIMEDFYPTILEMAGIKKYKTIQTIDGRSIIPYLRNSHLKEEDRVLIWNYPHSWAGGSLGDDNAFITAIRQGSWKLIYWEKQGRLELYNLDTDIKEEHNLATKEPAKKTALAKLLTTMLKQYNAQLPTYIQTGQSIPYPDELP